In a genomic window of Sulfuriferula nivalis:
- a CDS encoding hypoxanthine-guanine phosphoribosyltransferase: MTNTANAWDTLNNAVCIYTAEEINTAIQTLAAAIQQDYADKHPLVITVMNGGMIFAGQLLPMLRFPLECDYLHASRYGQALHGRELAWIAMPQTDVNNRHIILLDDILDEGHTLAAIKQKLLTMGAASVACAVLTNKDINKEKPITADYVGLTLPNRYVFGCGMDVSGAWRNLPAIYAMP; the protein is encoded by the coding sequence ATGACTAATACGGCAAACGCTTGGGACACATTGAATAATGCAGTTTGTATCTACACTGCAGAAGAAATAAACACTGCGATCCAGACACTGGCTGCAGCAATACAACAAGATTACGCTGATAAACATCCGCTCGTCATTACCGTCATGAACGGTGGCATGATATTCGCAGGTCAATTATTACCCATGTTACGCTTCCCGCTGGAATGTGATTATCTCCATGCCAGCCGTTATGGTCAGGCACTGCATGGTCGTGAACTGGCATGGATAGCCATGCCACAAACGGATGTCAATAACCGCCATATCATCCTGCTTGATGATATTCTCGACGAAGGACACACGCTTGCCGCCATTAAGCAAAAACTACTGACCATGGGTGCTGCCAGCGTGGCATGCGCTGTACTCACCAACAAAGACATCAATAAAGAGAAGCCTATCACCGCTGATTATGTTGGACTGACCCTGCCCAACCGTTACGTATTTGGGTGCGGTATGGATGTATCAGGCGCATGGCGTAATTTACCCGCCATTTATGCGATGCCTTGA
- the rlmB gene encoding 23S rRNA (guanosine(2251)-2'-O)-methyltransferase RlmB: MASILIYGFHAVNARLRQNPASVEEVFVDAARQDPRARDLVESAKQLGLRILQVDSKRLDGIAGGPRHQGVAARVTMANQPRHVDDLLGDLQGDLLLLILDGVQDPHNLGACLRVADAMGANAVIAPKDRAVGLTPTVAKVACGAADTVPYLTVTNLARAMREIKEYGVFIIGTDGEAESEIAQTDASGSVAWVLGAEGTGIRRLTREHCDTLVKIPMYGTVESLNVSVSAGICLYETRRQRGNHD; the protein is encoded by the coding sequence ATGGCCAGTATTTTAATTTATGGATTTCACGCAGTTAATGCGCGTTTACGCCAAAACCCAGCCAGCGTCGAAGAAGTTTTTGTAGACGCTGCCAGACAAGACCCACGTGCACGAGATTTAGTCGAATCCGCCAAACAGCTTGGCCTGCGCATTTTACAAGTAGATAGCAAACGTCTCGATGGTATCGCTGGCGGCCCACGCCATCAGGGTGTAGCTGCCCGCGTCACCATGGCAAATCAGCCACGCCATGTGGATGATTTATTAGGTGATTTACAAGGTGACTTATTGCTGCTGATTTTAGATGGCGTGCAAGACCCACATAATCTTGGCGCATGTTTACGTGTGGCCGATGCCATGGGTGCAAATGCGGTCATCGCTCCTAAAGACCGTGCTGTTGGTCTCACCCCCACAGTGGCTAAAGTCGCGTGTGGTGCGGCTGACACTGTGCCTTATCTCACCGTCACCAACCTTGCTCGTGCCATGCGTGAGATCAAAGAATATGGTGTGTTCATCATCGGTACAGATGGCGAAGCCGAGTCGGAAATCGCACAAACTGACGCCAGCGGTTCAGTGGCCTGGGTACTGGGTGCCGAAGGTACAGGCATACGCAGACTCACCCGTGAGCACTGCGATACGCTGGTCAAAATCCCTATGTATGGCACTGTAGAAAGCCTGAACGTATCAGTTTCCGCAGGCATATGTTTATACGAGACACGTCGTCAACGAGGTAACCATGACTAA
- the rnr gene encoding ribonuclease R has product MKTNTPPKTPSTKKTKKTALRWQDPHLERERERYDNPLPSREFIMEVLQQHGAPLLADELAQLLGIVPEETDLFSRRLRAMERDGELMQNRKGDLCVVDKLDLIKGRIIGHPDGFGFMHPEDESDDLFLSPREMQKVMHGDRVMGREIGADRRGRREGKIVEVLERANTHIVGRLIIEHGIMLVAPENKRITQDILIPAGNQGKAKAGEVVNVELIDQIAKNSKPVGRVVEILGSYTDPGMEIEIALRKHSLPYIFPDTVEAIAKKLPKKVLKKDHEGREDIRHLPLVTIDGETARDFDDAVYCEPQGKGFRLIVAIADVSHYVAPGDPLDVEAYSRGNSVYFPRRVIPMLPEELSNGLCSLNPEVERLCMVCDMQITATGSVKSYRFYPAVMYSHARLTYNQVWDWLQHPENAEEKSHLLPQLNNLNTLFKVLLKARGIRGAIDFETTETQMIFNDEKKIDRIVAVTRNDAHRIIEECMLSANVCASDLLKKNKHPCLYRIHEGPTPEKLTALREFLSEFGMGLGGGDTPTAKDYAKLLLQIKPRPDAQLLQTVMLRSLQQAVYSPDNVGHFGLAYEAYTHFTSPIRRYPDLLVHRSIKAVLQGQKYVPGNWVELGGHCSMTERRADDATRDVEAWLKCYYMQDRVGEEFVGTIASVTGFGLFVALDDIYVEGLVHISELGSDYFHFDKTRHQILGERTGVRYRLGDRVQVKIVRVSLDTTRIDFSLITADSGTAKAVTATKTKTTKKATQSKRAAVKSTPPAATPAKKPRRRKTNKPG; this is encoded by the coding sequence ATGAAAACAAACACACCACCAAAAACACCAAGCACAAAAAAAACCAAAAAAACAGCATTACGCTGGCAAGACCCGCATCTGGAACGTGAGCGCGAGCGCTACGACAATCCACTGCCTAGCCGTGAATTTATCATGGAGGTATTGCAGCAACATGGTGCACCACTATTAGCTGATGAACTTGCACAACTCCTGGGCATCGTTCCAGAAGAAACCGATCTATTCTCACGCCGCCTGCGCGCCATGGAGCGCGACGGTGAACTGATGCAAAATCGCAAGGGCGATTTATGCGTGGTAGACAAACTTGATTTAATCAAAGGCCGCATCATTGGTCATCCTGATGGCTTTGGCTTTATGCATCCTGAAGATGAATCCGATGATTTATTTTTATCGCCGCGTGAAATGCAAAAAGTCATGCACGGCGATCGCGTCATGGGACGCGAAATCGGGGCAGACCGACGCGGACGGCGTGAAGGAAAAATCGTTGAAGTATTGGAACGCGCCAATACCCACATCGTTGGCCGCTTGATTATCGAGCACGGCATTATGCTGGTTGCACCTGAAAATAAGCGCATCACTCAGGACATACTGATACCCGCAGGTAATCAGGGCAAGGCAAAAGCAGGTGAAGTCGTCAACGTAGAATTAATTGATCAAATTGCCAAAAACAGCAAACCAGTTGGCCGTGTAGTCGAAATACTCGGTAGTTATACTGATCCAGGTATGGAAATTGAAATTGCGCTGCGCAAGCATTCATTGCCATATATTTTCCCTGATACTGTAGAAGCTATCGCCAAGAAATTGCCGAAAAAAGTATTGAAAAAAGATCATGAGGGTCGCGAAGACATCCGTCATTTACCGCTAGTCACCATAGACGGCGAAACTGCGCGTGATTTTGATGATGCGGTATATTGCGAACCGCAAGGTAAAGGTTTCCGCCTGATAGTGGCAATTGCAGACGTGTCACATTATGTTGCACCGGGCGATCCACTTGATGTCGAAGCCTATAGCCGCGGCAATTCCGTGTACTTTCCTCGCCGTGTTATTCCTATGCTTCCTGAGGAACTATCTAATGGTTTATGTTCGCTCAATCCTGAAGTCGAACGCCTGTGCATGGTGTGTGACATGCAAATCACCGCAACAGGCTCAGTAAAAAGCTACCGTTTTTACCCAGCCGTCATGTATTCACATGCACGCCTGACTTACAACCAGGTTTGGGATTGGCTGCAACATCCTGAAAATGCGGAAGAAAAAAGCCACCTACTACCGCAATTGAACAATTTGAACACCTTGTTCAAGGTCTTGCTCAAGGCACGCGGAATTCGCGGCGCCATCGACTTTGAAACCACCGAAACGCAGATGATATTCAATGACGAGAAAAAGATAGACCGCATTGTCGCTGTTACTCGCAATGATGCACATCGCATCATTGAAGAATGCATGTTATCCGCTAACGTCTGCGCTTCAGATTTGTTAAAGAAGAACAAGCATCCTTGCCTGTACCGTATCCATGAAGGACCAACGCCCGAAAAACTCACTGCACTTCGTGAGTTCCTATCAGAGTTTGGTATGGGTCTGGGTGGCGGCGATACGCCAACGGCCAAGGATTACGCAAAACTATTGCTACAAATCAAACCACGCCCTGATGCACAACTATTGCAAACCGTGATGCTACGGTCATTGCAACAAGCTGTTTACAGCCCGGATAACGTTGGGCACTTCGGCCTGGCTTATGAAGCCTATACCCACTTCACTTCACCGATACGCCGCTATCCTGATTTGCTTGTACATCGCTCAATAAAAGCGGTGTTACAAGGTCAAAAATATGTACCGGGCAACTGGGTGGAATTAGGTGGACATTGCTCTATGACTGAGCGTCGTGCCGATGATGCGACTCGCGATGTCGAGGCATGGCTCAAGTGCTACTACATGCAAGACCGCGTAGGCGAAGAATTCGTCGGCACGATTGCCAGCGTCACCGGCTTTGGCTTGTTCGTTGCCCTGGACGACATCTATGTCGAAGGCTTGGTGCATATTTCAGAACTGGGCAGCGATTATTTCCACTTTGATAAAACCCGTCATCAAATTCTGGGTGAGCGCACAGGTGTGCGTTATCGCTTAGGTGACCGTGTCCAGGTAAAAATAGTGCGCGTCAGCCTTGATACCACACGTATAGACTTCAGCCTGATCACGGCTGATAGCGGCACTGCCAAAGCAGTTACCGCCACTAAAACAAAAACCACAAAAAAAGCTACGCAAAGCAAACGTGCTGCCGTAAAATCCACGCCTCCTGCGGCTACACCAGCAAAAAAACCGCGTCGCCGCAAAACCAATAAACCAGGATAA
- a CDS encoding T6SS immunity protein Tli4 family protein, translating into MEVALTIPEKLFKPNDVVNEYRFNDRVIAAFSGILTEYGGVYVTAQQNIKIFENLKETISQQRNHRKQELIEQGNRSEADAIQIYDSGLPNTYVWIAKLGAGIYMDRNSRIYQQSGWIENQSGLQYAKSFLNHFHPRALYEIPNQPGVCFPYGFIADDGKAPRNVAVTMRLIDHPDVEVFFKDSSDYIGKADDTAEDDLKWFWTMMYNRYAKTATMDSRGFRNITIDNHKGTGLFVTLTRYDRSTYHGDVAISLGAPADGSTDYGYAAIVNGDPKTNTPGQMIYVIRTASRAIAQGIQPVSKEQIKDIAEQMMASIKRHPE; encoded by the coding sequence GTGGAGGTGGCGTTAACAATCCCAGAAAAGCTGTTTAAACCAAATGATGTTGTGAATGAATATAGATTTAATGATAGGGTGATTGCAGCATTTTCAGGCATTCTAACGGAATATGGCGGCGTTTATGTAACAGCTCAGCAGAATATTAAAATATTTGAAAATTTAAAAGAAACTATTAGCCAACAACGCAATCATCGAAAACAGGAATTGATTGAACAAGGAAACAGATCAGAAGCTGATGCTATCCAAATATATGATTCAGGACTCCCAAATACCTATGTTTGGATCGCAAAGTTAGGCGCAGGGATATATATGGATCGTAACAGTAGGATTTATCAACAATCTGGCTGGATAGAAAATCAATCTGGTTTACAATACGCCAAATCATTCTTAAACCATTTCCACCCCCGCGCCCTCTACGAAATCCCCAATCAGCCTGGGGTGTGTTTCCCCTATGGTTTCATTGCCGACGATGGCAAAGCCCCGCGCAATGTCGCTGTGACCATGAGGCTAATTGATCATCCTGATGTGGAGGTGTTTTTTAAGGATAGTTCTGATTACATAGGCAAAGCAGACGATACGGCAGAAGATGACCTCAAGTGGTTCTGGACTATGATGTACAACAGATATGCTAAAACCGCCACAATGGATAGTCGAGGTTTTCGCAACATCACCATAGATAATCATAAAGGCACGGGGCTGTTCGTAACGCTGACGCGCTATGACCGTAGTACTTACCACGGGGATGTCGCTATCTCACTTGGCGCACCCGCTGACGGCAGTACCGATTACGGCTACGCCGCCATCGTTAACGGCGACCCCAAGACCAACACCCCAGGCCAAATGATTTATGTCATCCGTACCGCCAGCCGCGCCATCGCCCAAGGTATACAACCCGTCAGCAAGGAACAGATCAAAGATATCGCCGAGCAAATGATGGCTTCGATTAAACGGCATCCTGAGTGA
- a CDS encoding phospholipase D-like domain-containing protein → MYVHSKMLIVDDRFAIVGSANINDRSLLGTRDSELAVLVMDSEVDSVNLCGDNKLRPTRGHARQLRMAVWNKLFGITAGGVRAATELKDAVESPGAKASWEAIQKRAKQNTALYEAAFDFIPRNKCPYYPVDGSEPSSSSIWPRWNRDPKINKQVAAMPFEASFWISSQFNATAAAKLNEVKGFITLLPIEWTKGENNNLGYPTALVAKVEPTANPLQTASEMAQEDIKLTPTAEEKA, encoded by the coding sequence ATCTATGTACATAGCAAAATGCTGATTGTGGATGACCGCTTTGCTATCGTCGGCAGCGCCAATATCAACGACCGCAGCCTGCTAGGCACGCGTGACAGCGAGCTGGCGGTGCTGGTGATGGACAGTGAGGTGGATAGCGTGAATTTGTGTGGTGACAACAAGTTGCGGCCTACCCGAGGCCATGCAAGACAGTTGCGCATGGCGGTGTGGAATAAGCTGTTCGGAATAACCGCAGGTGGGGTTCGTGCAGCAACCGAGCTCAAGGACGCCGTGGAGAGCCCAGGGGCCAAGGCTAGCTGGGAGGCGATACAGAAACGTGCCAAGCAAAATACAGCGCTGTATGAGGCTGCGTTTGATTTCATTCCGAGGAATAAATGTCCATATTACCCAGTAGATGGCTCCGAACCTAGCTCATCTTCTATTTGGCCACGCTGGAATCGTGATCCAAAAATCAATAAGCAAGTAGCCGCTATGCCATTTGAAGCAAGTTTCTGGATTAGCAGCCAATTTAATGCCACCGCCGCAGCCAAGCTCAATGAGGTCAAGGGTTTTATCACCCTGCTCCCCATAGAATGGACCAAAGGCGAGAACAATAATCTGGGCTATCCTACCGCGCTTGTTGCCAAAGTGGAACCAACAGCCAACCCGTTGCAAACCGCATCTGAAATGGCGCAAGAGGATATAAAGCTTACTCCAACCGCGGAGGAAAAAGCATGA
- a CDS encoding T6SS immunity protein Tli4 family protein, which translates to MKTRLRLLLLASLITVSGCQADTPKPPPADWKTECVGRYQVSLPGEVEVATLSTKNILNSTQNDYQFNDGTNASYSSGYSVFENMDKDSANSFIRKFKLLRDGQTGNPRFVEGLNSHWLSVNDNKHDLDLAWVEPGLFMLYVYRNGRFFSLGSNFDKSNSVKNDENKAIFLVKEKRDSFRFRALYELPNQPGLCVPYQFIPDDGKEDYSLAVTMRLLAHPDVEIMVSFQIADHNGDGNNPKLMHNFLYQRLEEFWGRRNYTGMYKKIKTSSTQSIMLDGREGAGIFANYQNYTKADTLPPNAYGHRIYNSREDFGLYASAEGEEGNPAKPTITVYVIRTADRAIGKPVTETELKAMAETIMASIKPMTPK; encoded by the coding sequence ATGAAAACACGATTACGACTTTTACTCCTTGCCAGCCTGATAACAGTAAGCGGCTGTCAAGCTGACACCCCAAAGCCACCGCCTGCTGATTGGAAGACTGAGTGTGTGGGTCGGTATCAGGTCAGCTTGCCGGGGGAGGTGGAGGTGGCAACACTATCGACGAAAAATATCCTTAATAGTACACAAAATGACTATCAATTTAATGATGGAACGAATGCGTCATACTCTAGCGGGTACTCTGTTTTTGAAAATATGGATAAAGATAGTGCTAATTCATTTATACGAAAATTTAAACTGCTTAGAGATGGACAAACTGGAAATCCGAGATTTGTTGAAGGGTTAAATTCACATTGGCTATCAGTTAATGATAATAAACACGACCTTGATCTCGCTTGGGTAGAGCCGGGATTGTTTATGTTATATGTGTACCGTAATGGTCGATTCTTTAGCTTGGGTAGTAATTTTGATAAATCAAACTCAGTGAAAAATGATGAAAATAAAGCTATTTTTTTAGTGAAGGAGAAGCGAGATTCTTTTCGGTTCCGAGCATTATATGAATTGCCGAACCAACCAGGGCTCTGTGTGCCGTATCAATTTATTCCTGATGATGGTAAGGAAGATTATAGCCTTGCTGTCACCATGCGCCTGCTGGCACATCCTGATGTGGAGATTATGGTTAGCTTTCAGATTGCTGATCACAATGGAGATGGGAATAACCCAAAGTTAATGCATAACTTCCTGTATCAGCGACTTGAGGAGTTCTGGGGTCGCCGTAATTACACAGGCATGTATAAGAAAATAAAAACATCTTCCACTCAATCCATCATGCTGGATGGCAGAGAAGGTGCTGGCATTTTCGCAAACTATCAGAACTATACCAAAGCAGATACTTTGCCACCTAATGCGTATGGTCATAGGATTTATAACAGCAGAGAGGATTTTGGCCTGTATGCATCAGCCGAAGGCGAAGAAGGCAACCCAGCCAAACCAACCATTACTGTTTACGTCATCCGCACCGCAGACCGGGCTATCGGTAAGCCAGTAACTGAAACAGAATTAAAAGCCATGGCCGAAACCATCATGGCATCGATTAAGCCAATGACGCCCAAATAG
- a CDS encoding phospholipase D-like domain-containing protein, which yields MYTLPDTKPKITAHSIADKDGVGTHTACTANIWQDKDDQVFSASSMGNKATPFTTGKQYAAALVQAIKAAASEILILGWQVNWDVLVGENQRLFDILYAAAERGVMIHIMPWDDSAPLQTFDEQTIQVMLLINTKLQKRMVQMLNAKAMPDESSSFFAHHQKLVVIDRKTAFVGGMDLAYGRYDDEKYTLKCDSDHRQALNRYNPCIPWLGSVSGLIDPQDLSSGETAKHCIDKIFSGGWQTPYVADTIGRETIGSRLTPIQQTLDPARQPRMPWQDVHCQIEGPAVADLTRNFVWRWNAQCSSYNKKPVVKGLYGQCTLLAQAPLASSIASKPGTCEIQVLRSAPLNLRRAEWRALPKGTESRENHPNNANLFFTPTTAQNDIHHAMARLIIASQHFVYIENQYFISGFKRASIPEGQPLSGPAQHVNTKKNDLDNTTYAYLTKLISDGTTATNPPANVIVQALSDRIDNAIKAGDPFHAYITIPVHPEGMLNDPTIMNIIHWTMQTISFGSQSLLNRIRRSILAKRLFDQGDTNWKRAYKDDNSEYLTATSVQDCEQYVTLLNLRNHEKIGDRYVTEQIYIHSKCLIADDRFAIIGSANINDRSLLGTRDSELAVLVMDHAVENVDVCGTDIPVPTRGFARNLRMAIWQKIMGSAAEELKDAINKPGAKASWEVIRDRAATNTTAYEAAFDFIPRNKDAKGIKDPNTNQIPSASIWPRWHAPQNKNDPKSHWTFSGPMPFENDFWAQPQHTAQAETELAKVKGYITLLPIEWTMGENNDFGYSHALIGTLETTSDKQMAENDSPPPPAVTSTTAEG from the coding sequence ATGTATACACTACCCGATACGAAACCGAAAATTACCGCTCATAGTATCGCTGATAAAGATGGGGTTGGAACGCATACGGCGTGCACTGCCAATATCTGGCAAGACAAGGATGATCAAGTATTCAGCGCATCGTCCATGGGTAATAAAGCCACACCGTTCACAACGGGTAAACAATATGCAGCGGCACTGGTACAGGCGATTAAAGCAGCAGCCAGTGAGATATTAATATTAGGTTGGCAGGTTAACTGGGATGTCCTGGTCGGGGAAAATCAGCGATTATTTGATATTCTATATGCCGCTGCCGAACGTGGTGTGATGATACATATTATGCCGTGGGATGACAGTGCACCGCTACAAACCTTTGACGAGCAAACAATTCAGGTCATGCTGCTAATCAACACAAAATTACAGAAGCGCATGGTGCAAATGCTAAATGCCAAGGCTATGCCTGATGAATCTAGCAGTTTTTTTGCGCACCATCAGAAACTGGTGGTTATTGATCGTAAAACAGCATTTGTCGGCGGCATGGATCTGGCCTATGGCCGCTATGATGACGAAAAATACACCCTCAAATGCGACAGTGATCACCGTCAGGCATTAAATCGATATAACCCATGCATACCCTGGCTGGGGAGCGTAAGCGGATTAATCGATCCGCAAGACTTGTCTTCGGGCGAAACGGCGAAACATTGCATAGACAAGATATTCTCGGGTGGTTGGCAAACGCCTTATGTCGCTGACACAATAGGCCGTGAGACCATTGGATCACGGCTTACCCCCATCCAGCAGACACTAGACCCAGCCCGCCAGCCCCGTATGCCATGGCAAGACGTACATTGCCAGATAGAAGGTCCAGCTGTTGCCGACCTGACCCGTAATTTCGTGTGGCGCTGGAATGCGCAATGCAGCAGTTATAACAAAAAACCTGTCGTCAAGGGGCTATATGGTCAGTGCACCCTGCTCGCGCAGGCACCCTTGGCGAGCAGCATCGCCAGCAAGCCAGGCACTTGTGAAATACAGGTGCTGCGTAGTGCGCCGCTCAACCTGCGCAGAGCAGAATGGCGTGCATTGCCCAAAGGCACTGAAAGCCGGGAGAATCATCCCAATAATGCCAACCTGTTTTTTACACCCACGACTGCGCAAAATGATATTCATCACGCCATGGCGCGGTTGATCATCGCATCCCAGCATTTTGTTTATATTGAAAACCAGTATTTTATTTCAGGATTCAAACGTGCAAGCATCCCCGAGGGTCAGCCATTATCTGGGCCTGCGCAACATGTGAATACGAAAAAGAATGACCTGGACAATACAACCTACGCATACCTTACCAAGTTGATATCGGATGGCACAACGGCCACCAATCCACCCGCCAATGTGATCGTCCAGGCATTGAGTGATCGTATTGACAACGCGATTAAAGCGGGAGATCCGTTCCATGCCTACATCACCATACCGGTTCACCCCGAGGGCATGCTCAACGACCCAACTATCATGAACATCATCCACTGGACCATGCAGACCATCAGCTTTGGGAGCCAGAGCCTGTTAAACCGCATCCGCCGCTCTATACTGGCGAAGCGCCTGTTTGATCAGGGTGACACCAACTGGAAGCGTGCGTATAAAGACGACAACAGCGAATACCTGACCGCAACCAGCGTGCAGGATTGCGAACAATACGTCACACTACTCAACCTGCGTAATCATGAGAAAATAGGCGATCGCTATGTCACCGAGCAAATCTACATCCACAGCAAATGCCTGATAGCCGATGACCGCTTTGCCATCATCGGCAGTGCCAACATCAACGACCGCAGCCTGCTAGGCACGCGCGACAGCGAGCTGGCTGTGTTGGTGATGGATCATGCTGTTGAAAACGTGGATGTATGCGGCACCGATATCCCGGTTCCCACCAGAGGCTTTGCCCGCAACCTGCGCATGGCAATCTGGCAAAAGATCATGGGCAGCGCCGCAGAGGAGCTCAAGGATGCGATAAACAAACCCGGTGCCAAAGCAAGCTGGGAAGTAATACGCGACCGTGCTGCAACCAATACGACAGCTTATGAGGCTGCGTTTGATTTTATTCCGAGGAATAAGGATGCGAAAGGTATAAAGGATCCTAATACCAATCAAATTCCATCAGCATCAATTTGGCCGCGCTGGCATGCCCCACAAAACAAAAATGATCCAAAATCACATTGGACTTTCTCTGGCCCCATGCCCTTTGAAAACGACTTCTGGGCACAGCCGCAACATACAGCGCAGGCAGAAACGGAACTGGCAAAAGTGAAGGGATATATCACGCTGTTGCCCATTGAATGGACGATGGGTGAGAATAATGACTTTGGTTACAGTCATGCGCTGATAGGCACGTTAGAAACAACCTCAGACAAGCAGATGGCAGAGAACGACTCACCCCCACCACCTGCAGTAACATCAACGACTGCGGAGGGCTAA